In Candidatus Eisenbacteria bacterium, a single genomic region encodes these proteins:
- a CDS encoding PorV/PorQ family protein, whose product MTRPRPFRNTVRAAALRVTALMSLAASLALLPGTAGATRYAGEFLRIGVGARALGMGSAFAGLADDGTAAFWNPAGIATLGSREITAMHAEQFGSIVKYDFLSYTMPLGSPGKPKQGLAVSLIRLGVDEIPDTRNLEILDVNGNGKFDYPEDRLIVDESRFVFDSDNDVALLFTYAREVSGGLSLGGNLKIVRQWLGDSLRSTGFGLDVGALYVNPSGWSAGAKLSDATTTQILWNTGSDEFIAPSLRIGGAKTHAFSNRRHVITAALDVQVGFADEQLSSQASLGSVTFQFHPGLEYWLERTVALRTGFEAQNFTAGAGFRYKKFGLDYAFLDHQDLDSSHRISGLFSF is encoded by the coding sequence ATGACCCGTCCACGCCCCTTCCGGAACACCGTCCGAGCCGCGGCCCTCCGCGTGACGGCGCTCATGAGCCTGGCCGCCAGCCTCGCGCTGCTTCCCGGCACTGCCGGCGCCACCCGGTACGCCGGGGAATTCCTCCGGATCGGCGTCGGCGCGCGCGCCCTCGGCATGGGGAGCGCCTTCGCCGGCCTCGCGGACGACGGCACCGCGGCCTTCTGGAACCCCGCGGGCATCGCCACGCTCGGGTCCCGCGAGATCACGGCCATGCACGCCGAGCAGTTCGGCTCGATCGTGAAGTACGACTTCCTCTCCTACACGATGCCGCTCGGATCGCCCGGGAAGCCGAAGCAGGGGCTCGCCGTGTCGCTCATCCGCCTCGGCGTCGACGAGATCCCGGACACCCGGAACCTCGAGATCCTCGACGTGAACGGCAACGGCAAGTTCGACTATCCCGAGGACCGCCTCATCGTCGACGAGAGCCGGTTCGTGTTCGACAGCGACAACGACGTCGCCCTCCTCTTCACGTACGCGCGCGAGGTGAGCGGCGGCTTGTCGCTCGGCGGGAACCTCAAGATCGTGCGCCAGTGGCTGGGGGACAGCCTGCGTTCGACCGGCTTCGGACTCGACGTCGGTGCGCTCTACGTGAACCCCTCCGGCTGGTCGGCGGGAGCCAAGCTCTCGGACGCGACCACGACGCAGATCCTCTGGAACACGGGCAGCGACGAGTTCATCGCGCCCTCGCTCCGCATCGGAGGAGCGAAGACGCACGCCTTCTCGAATCGCCGCCACGTGATCACCGCGGCGCTCGACGTCCAGGTCGGGTTCGCGGACGAGCAGCTGTCGAGCCAGGCCAGTCTCGGCTCGGTGACGTTCCAATTCCATCCCGGGCTGGAGTACTGGCTCGAGCGAACGGTCGCGCTACGGACCGGGTTCGAAGCCCAGAACTTCACCGCGGGGGCGGGATTCCGCTACAAGAAATTCGGACTGGATTACGCCTTCCTCGATCATCAGGATCTGGATTCGAGCCACCGCATCTCCGGACTGTTCTCCTTCTAG
- a CDS encoding glucose-1-phosphate adenylyltransferase family protein: MLTLVLAGGRSERLHALGRMRPASALPFGGKYRVIDFTLSNCVHSGLTRIGILTQYAPLSLQQHIGIGRPWDLDRRDGGVRLLQPYVRQRETNWYRGTADALVQNRNVIADAQARHILVVSGDLIYKTDFGPLIERHEARGSALTVVTVPCPDEEPERHGAVEVDTRRRVVGFEDRTAAGAGTTVSASIYLFRGRDLMARLQDRSLGPDLVRDVIRPMVRDGLPVHSEPLDGYWRDVSTIESYYETHMDLLRDRPPLNLHDPDWLVYTPSEDRAPTICANGGDVVSSMVAHGAVIEGAVRHSVIFPGVHVGSGAVVEDSIVMHDTRILPGAQLRGAIVDKQVRIGENAVLGVGEPTRHREHPHDLSSGLCVIGKGAEIPAGTRIGKNTLIDIRVHETDFTGDVPSGSTVRGRAGARSR, translated from the coding sequence ATCCTCACGCTCGTCCTTGCCGGAGGAAGGAGCGAGCGGCTGCACGCCCTCGGGCGCATGCGTCCCGCCTCCGCGCTGCCGTTCGGCGGCAAGTACCGCGTCATCGACTTCACGCTCTCGAACTGCGTCCACTCCGGCCTCACGCGCATCGGCATCCTGACGCAGTACGCGCCGCTCTCCCTCCAGCAGCACATCGGCATCGGGCGCCCGTGGGATCTCGACCGGCGTGACGGAGGCGTCCGGCTCCTGCAGCCCTACGTGCGCCAGCGGGAGACGAACTGGTACCGGGGCACCGCGGACGCGCTCGTGCAAAACCGGAACGTCATCGCGGACGCGCAGGCGCGCCACATCCTCGTCGTGTCGGGAGACCTGATCTACAAGACCGACTTCGGTCCGCTCATCGAGCGGCACGAGGCGCGCGGCTCCGCGCTCACGGTGGTGACGGTGCCGTGTCCGGACGAGGAGCCGGAGCGCCATGGCGCGGTCGAGGTGGACACCCGGCGGCGCGTGGTCGGGTTCGAGGACCGGACGGCGGCGGGCGCCGGCACGACCGTGTCCGCCTCGATCTATCTCTTCCGCGGGCGCGATCTCATGGCCCGGCTCCAGGATCGCTCCTTGGGGCCCGACCTGGTGCGCGACGTGATCCGCCCCATGGTGCGGGACGGGCTTCCCGTCCATTCGGAGCCCCTCGACGGCTACTGGCGGGACGTCAGCACGATCGAGTCGTACTACGAGACCCACATGGACCTGCTGCGCGACCGGCCGCCCCTGAACCTCCACGATCCGGACTGGCTCGTCTACACTCCCAGCGAGGATCGCGCGCCGACGATCTGCGCGAACGGCGGAGACGTCGTCTCGAGCATGGTGGCCCACGGGGCGGTCATCGAAGGCGCGGTCCGCCACTCGGTGATCTTTCCCGGCGTGCACGTGGGTTCCGGCGCGGTCGTGGAGGACTCGATCGTGATGCACGACACGCGCATCCTGCCCGGAGCGCAGCTCCGCGGCGCGATCGTGGACAAGCAGGTTCGGATCGGCGAGAACGCCGTCCTCGGAGTGGGCGAGCCCACGCGACACCGCGAGCACCCGCACGATCTCTCCTCGGGCCTCTGCGTGATCGGAAAGGGCGCCGAGATTCCCGCCGGGACCCGGATCGGAAAGAACACGCTGATCGACATCCGCGTCCACGAGACCGACTTCACGGGCGACGTCCCGTCCGGCTCCACCGTGCGCGGCCGCGCGGGAGCGCGATCGAGATGA